In the genome of Sphingopyxis sp. YF1, the window GATCGAACAGCGCGTCTTCCTCGCGTGTGCCGCGACCGATATTGTGGATGATCAGCGGGCGGCCCGCTGCCGTAATTCGGTCGGAAACGATACCGGTGTGCGGGAAGCGCCCGCCGGTCATCGCGGTAAAGATGTCGCCCGGCCGCCAGTCTGCGGGATCGCGCGAAACGGAAAGCCGCGCGCGCTGGCGCGTCCAGTATGTCGCAAGGTTCGGCACGCGGCGATGATCGATGTTGCGGTCGGGACGGCGCAGCCCCCAGTTTTTCGGATAGGCCGCGAAATCGGACCGCATGTCGGCGTTGACGAGCACCTGCAGATCGACCCCGAGCGCGTCGCGAAAGGCGCGGATCACGACATCGGTGCACACGCCCTTGGCGCGGTCGACATCGCCGTTCGGGAATGCAAGCACCGTGTAGGCAGGGTCATAGGCGAGCGTCACCCCGACCTGCTTGCGCGCCGCGGCGACGAGCCGCTGCGCGTCGGTTGCGGCCAGCGCCTTGCCCGGCAGGCCGACCGCCCCAAAGCATAGCCCCGCGCCGAGGAAGGCGCGCCGTGTCGGCTGCATGGAATCGGACGGCTGCATCAAATTCGCTTTGCCCAAATGAAAACGACCGGCTCTGCCTGTTGGCGGAACCGGTCGTTTTTGAAAGCTGTTTCGGCTTTGTAGAGAAGAAGCTCTCCTTAGCCTTCGCCGGCTTCCGACCGGTATTCGCGGCGCTCCGCAATACGTGCCGATTTACCAGTGCGTCCACGCAGATAGTAAAGCTTCGCACGACGGACAGCGCCCTTGCGGACGACGGTAATCGAATCGATGTTGGGCGAGTAAAGCGGGAAGACGCGCTCGACACCTTCGCCGAACGACATTTTGCGCACGGTGAAGTTGGAGCCCATGCCCTTGTTCGAGCGTGCGATGCACACGCCTTCGAAATTCTGCACGCGGGTGCGCTCGCCTTCGACGACCTTCACGCCGACCTTCAGCGTGTCGCCAGGACGGAATTCGGGGATCGTCTTGCCAGCCTTGGCGATTTCTTCGGCTTCGATCGTCTGGATGAGGTTCATGTCCTCGTGTCCTTTTCTTTTCGCCGCGCGCCAGAGGCAGGTCGGTCCCGAGCGCCCTCATGGCGCTCCCAAAGGTCCGGCCTGCGTAACCGTGTGTCGACCTCGGCCTGGTGTTTCCGCCAGGCCGCGATCTTCGCATGATCCCCCGATCGCAGCACTTCGGGGATCGTGCGCCCTTCCCATGTAACGGGCCGGGTATAGTGCGGATATTCGAGCAAACCGTTTTCGAACGATTCGTCGTCCCCGCTGGAAGCCGCGCCCATTACGCCGGGAAGCAGGCGAATGCAAGCGTCGAGGAGGAGGAGTGCTCCCATCTCGCCGCCCGACAGGATGATGTCGCCCATCGACAGCTGCTCGATCGGCCGACCTTCGAAAATCCGTTCGTCGAAACCCTCGAACCGTCCGCACAGGATGATCGCCCCCGGACCGGCGGACAGGTCGCGAATGCGGCGCTGGGTGACCGGTGCGCCGCGCGGGGTCATCGCGAGCAGCGGCAGCCCCGGATTCGCCGCGACCGCATGATCGATCGCCGCGGCGAGCACGTCGGCCTTGAGCACCATGCCGGCGCCGCCGCCCGCCGGGGTGTCGTCGACGGTGCGGTGCCTGTCGGTCGCGAAGTCGCGGATCTGCACCGGTGCGCACGACCAGACCCCCGCCTCGAGCGCGCGGCCCGCCATGCTGTGGCCCAGCGGGCCGGGAAACATGTCGGGATAGAGGGTGAGGGGAACGGCGGCAAAGGTCATGGCAGCGGCTGCCATAGCGCCTCGGGAAGCCGGTGGCGATCCTTGTCCAGTTCGGCGTGCAGCCATTCGCGAAAACGCTCGATCTTGCGGACTCCGACGCGGTTTTCGCGGTTGACCAGATAATGCGCGGTGCCCGGCTGGTAGAGCGCGCCGAACGGCTGGACGAGGCGTCCGGCATCGAGTTCGGCGCGCCAAAGCAGCGGCGTCATGAGCGCTATGCCATACCCCCCCTGCACCGCACTCGCTTCCTGCAACTGGCTGTCGAGTTCGATGCCGCGGCGCTGCGGCGGGGGAACGGCGTCGACCCCGGCGGCGGCGAACCAGCCCGCCCACCACGGATCGTTGGGTGCAAGGCGGTCGACGCGGAGCAGATCGGCCGGCCGTTCGATGCGGTTGGTGGTGAGGAAGCCTGGCGCGCAAATAGGCGTGACGTGGCTCCGATAGAGAAAATCGGCACGCAGCCCGGGCCAGGGCGCACGCCCGACACGAACCGCGACGTCGACGTTGGTGGCGTCGAAATCGACCAGTTCGTTGT includes:
- a CDS encoding DUF1287 domain-containing protein; the protein is MQPSDSMQPTRRAFLGAGLCFGAVGLPGKALAATDAQRLVAAARKQVGVTLAYDPAYTVLAFPNGDVDRAKGVCTDVVIRAFRDALGVDLQVLVNADMRSDFAAYPKNWGLRRPDRNIDHRRVPNLATYWTRQRARLSVSRDPADWRPGDIFTAMTGGRFPHTGIVSDRITAAGRPLIIHNIGRGTREEDALFDHPLTGRFRWKV
- the rplS gene encoding 50S ribosomal protein L19, producing the protein MNLIQTIEAEEIAKAGKTIPEFRPGDTLKVGVKVVEGERTRVQNFEGVCIARSNKGMGSNFTVRKMSFGEGVERVFPLYSPNIDSITVVRKGAVRRAKLYYLRGRTGKSARIAERREYRSEAGEG
- the trmD gene encoding tRNA (guanosine(37)-N1)-methyltransferase TrmD codes for the protein MTFAAVPLTLYPDMFPGPLGHSMAGRALEAGVWSCAPVQIRDFATDRHRTVDDTPAGGGAGMVLKADVLAAAIDHAVAANPGLPLLAMTPRGAPVTQRRIRDLSAGPGAIILCGRFEGFDERIFEGRPIEQLSMGDIILSGGEMGALLLLDACIRLLPGVMGAASSGDDESFENGLLEYPHYTRPVTWEGRTIPEVLRSGDHAKIAAWRKHQAEVDTRLRRPDLWERHEGARDRPASGARRKEKDTRT
- a CDS encoding LysR substrate-binding domain-containing protein gives rise to the protein MIKLPPLAAIRAFEVAGRLQNFSRAAEELGMTQAAVSYQVRQLEDRIGRALFVREKGRVRLSETGRRLLPAISNAFATMGDAFAALGSDEADVLTIDAMTTFGGTWLSARIGGFQLAYPDLAVRMSMNNELVDFDATNVDVAVRVGRAPWPGLRADFLYRSHVTPICAPGFLTTNRIERPADLLRVDRLAPNDPWWAGWFAAAGVDAVPPPQRRGIELDSQLQEASAVQGGYGIALMTPLLWRAELDAGRLVQPFGALYQPGTAHYLVNRENRVGVRKIERFREWLHAELDKDRHRLPEALWQPLP